A genomic window from Chitinispirillum alkaliphilum includes:
- a CDS encoding outer membrane assembly lipoprotein YfiO, whose product MLFVASCSNRTKGGFQAYNCSERIEDAIEAFENRREGTAINILEEMKFQCGGTDLMDSVHYYLGMSHMRLNQFMDSRIEFERLRREYPFSPFAAEAHFRIGQLLYKQSNPPDRDQTETIEAIRVFNSFLNQFPSSDFADSVTVYLNKSVDKLAQKEYNNARFYRRQGKHDASLIYYNSLISKYPTTVYAQKGLIDMGEILFEMGRRSEAQEIVEKIKVSELDEELKNRVNVLIARLDSP is encoded by the coding sequence ATGTTGTTTGTAGCATCCTGTTCCAACAGGACTAAAGGTGGTTTTCAGGCTTATAACTGTTCTGAACGAATTGAAGATGCTATTGAAGCTTTCGAGAACAGACGTGAGGGAACGGCTATAAACATCCTGGAGGAGATGAAATTCCAGTGCGGGGGAACAGACCTTATGGATTCTGTTCATTACTACCTTGGAATGTCTCATATGAGACTCAATCAGTTTATGGATTCAAGAATAGAATTTGAACGCCTAAGGCGTGAGTATCCATTTTCGCCATTTGCCGCTGAAGCTCATTTCAGAATAGGGCAGCTTCTCTACAAACAGTCCAACCCACCCGACCGCGATCAAACCGAAACTATTGAGGCCATTCGAGTTTTCAACTCTTTTCTCAATCAGTTTCCATCAAGTGATTTCGCAGACAGTGTTACAGTTTACCTGAATAAAAGTGTCGATAAACTGGCCCAAAAAGAGTATAATAATGCCAGATTTTACAGACGTCAGGGAAAACATGATGCTTCACTGATTTACTACAATTCACTTATTTCAAAATACCCTACCACTGTGTATGCTCAGAAAGGGTTGATCGATATGGGAGAGATCCTCTTTGAGATGGGGCGTCGCAGTGAAGCTCAGGAAATAGTTGAAAAAATCAAGGTATCAGAACTGGATGAAGAACTCAAAAACAGGGTAAATGTTCTGATCGCCAGATTAGATTCACCCTGA
- a CDS encoding Tol-pal system protein YbgF → MALVVIAGCAGSVQHLEREAILPEVDIIQMKESSDEALRMAQEARLDVDALRNRMTEIDNRMVLLSEEVASVSIAKIEEIETRLSLLIEAYKDLHAQVRALENRPVTRASSGSAPASFSPASASELLTSSPEYDLYQNALRAFNGRHYEQALRLFTQHIEKFPQGRWTGNAKYWIGECHYAMGDFASAISSFRRVISDGGSSKADDSQFKVGLSFLKMGHTAEAKEELQILVDRYPASEYVQRARNYLKDLR, encoded by the coding sequence GTGGCTTTGGTGGTTATCGCCGGCTGTGCCGGATCGGTGCAGCATCTGGAGCGTGAGGCGATTTTGCCAGAGGTGGATATTATCCAAATGAAGGAGAGTTCGGATGAGGCTCTGAGAATGGCACAGGAGGCGAGGCTGGATGTTGATGCTCTCAGAAACAGGATGACTGAAATTGACAACAGAATGGTTTTGCTTTCTGAAGAGGTCGCGAGCGTGTCGATCGCCAAAATTGAGGAAATTGAAACCAGGCTTTCTCTTTTGATTGAAGCTTACAAGGATCTTCATGCTCAGGTTAGGGCATTAGAAAACAGGCCTGTGACAAGAGCTTCTTCAGGCAGCGCTCCTGCTTCTTTTTCACCCGCCAGTGCTTCTGAGCTCCTGACATCTTCTCCCGAATATGATTTATATCAGAATGCATTGAGAGCTTTCAATGGCCGTCACTATGAGCAGGCTTTGCGTCTTTTTACTCAGCATATCGAGAAATTCCCTCAGGGAAGATGGACGGGTAATGCAAAATACTGGATCGGGGAGTGCCATTATGCAATGGGTGATTTTGCGAGTGCTATCAGTTCTTTTCGCAGAGTGATTTCTGACGGGGGAAGCAGCAAAGCCGATGATTCTCAATTTAAGGTAGGTCTTTCTTTTCTGAAAATGGGGCATACGGCTGAGGCAAAAGAGGAGCTTCAGATACTTGTGGACCGGTATCCGGCAAGTGAATATGTTCAGAGGGCACGCAATTATCTGAAGGATTTAAGGTAG
- a CDS encoding Lytic transglycosylase catalytic: MGVLLSSLLLVTSRILHQELRLRELNREISQLKREEIYLSKLHGELHEKYSIMTLLNQKISFRIPPHTVHQLTEVVLTNSRQFGYDPVLLLAVIAVESSFNPHALGRYRSGTLSGALGLMQIKHSTALEIAGFLGIEDLAPEDLFDPEINLVIGTAYLTRLISQFQSFKLGLLAYNQGQGTIRRTLFRREPLYIRYYEKVLKHYFEMRELLDNKAPLNVFTEEEE; this comes from the coding sequence ATGGGAGTTTTGCTCAGTTCGCTGCTGCTGGTAACTTCCAGAATTCTGCACCAGGAATTGCGGCTCAGAGAACTGAACAGAGAAATTTCTCAGTTAAAAAGGGAGGAAATATACTTAAGTAAACTCCACGGGGAACTTCATGAGAAGTATAGCATTATGACCCTTCTCAACCAGAAAATCAGTTTCAGAATCCCCCCTCACACAGTTCACCAACTAACCGAAGTCGTACTCACCAACAGTCGCCAGTTTGGCTATGACCCTGTACTCCTTCTGGCTGTAATTGCAGTTGAGAGCTCGTTCAACCCACATGCTCTGGGACGTTACAGAAGCGGCACACTCAGCGGGGCCCTGGGACTGATGCAAATCAAACACAGTACAGCCCTTGAAATTGCCGGATTTCTTGGAATAGAGGATCTTGCTCCCGAAGACCTGTTTGATCCGGAAATAAATCTTGTTATTGGTACCGCCTACCTCACCAGGCTAATAAGCCAGTTTCAGTCTTTCAAACTTGGATTACTCGCATATAACCAGGGCCAGGGCACCATAAGGAGAACTCTTTTCAGAAGAGAACCTTTGTATATACGTTACTACGAAAAGGTGCTGAAACACTATTTTGAAATGAGAGAGTTGTTGGATAACAAGGCACCTCTGAACGTATTTACCGAGGAGGAGGAATAG
- a CDS encoding AMMECR1 domain protein: MISPDNLLRSENESVRKANFAGKFYSSESLDLRREVEGYLQGQENKDLPVRLLISPHAGYIFSAPVAAKGFALLDKQISRVVLLGPSHYKVFTGIHVSTASFYETPLGRVAVDKESVEQLRDNPIVVDASDAERLEHSLEVQLPFLQTKLEQFSIVPIIMGKVSERRVAEMLLSFLDDKTIIIASSDLSHFMEHSAARYTDDNSIETIIKNRKDGFIDGCGESAIRVVMHLAQLQKLKPELLDARTSYETNPRYGSSRVVGYASIIYVDHNQQENCERCEKRTDQLHSDFLDSQTKHQLLKLARNSIESAVKKTEFAFTAQNSEILNRKSGCFITLTKAGNLRGCIGCIEPVKPLFTSVKEYAVKAAMQDPRFPSLCAQELTDVEIEISVLTPLREVKFTTSEELLEQIEVGVDGVVLKKGFNEATFLPQVWKQLPDKEKFLTQLSLKGNMGSDGWKDAEVWVYNVVHFQE; encoded by the coding sequence ATGATTTCACCAGATAATCTTCTTCGGTCCGAAAATGAATCTGTACGCAAAGCGAATTTCGCCGGCAAATTTTATTCATCTGAAAGCCTGGATCTTAGAAGAGAAGTGGAAGGGTATTTACAAGGCCAGGAGAATAAAGATCTTCCTGTGCGGCTTTTGATCTCTCCTCATGCGGGTTATATTTTCTCCGCTCCTGTAGCTGCAAAAGGTTTTGCACTTTTGGATAAACAAATCTCCAGGGTAGTTCTTCTTGGACCTTCTCATTATAAAGTTTTCACAGGAATTCACGTTTCGACGGCGTCTTTTTACGAAACACCGCTGGGCAGGGTTGCCGTGGATAAGGAATCTGTGGAGCAGTTGAGAGATAACCCCATTGTTGTTGATGCCTCGGATGCAGAACGTCTTGAGCATAGCCTTGAGGTTCAGCTTCCATTCCTTCAGACTAAACTTGAGCAATTTTCGATTGTTCCCATAATAATGGGAAAAGTATCAGAGAGAAGGGTTGCAGAAATGCTGCTTTCTTTTTTGGATGACAAAACCATTATAATCGCATCATCGGATTTGTCTCATTTTATGGAACACTCCGCGGCTCGTTATACAGATGATAACAGTATTGAAACTATAATAAAAAACCGTAAAGATGGTTTCATTGATGGTTGTGGCGAGAGTGCGATACGGGTGGTTATGCATCTGGCTCAATTACAGAAGCTCAAACCGGAACTTCTCGATGCCCGCACCTCTTATGAAACCAACCCCCGGTATGGCTCCTCAAGAGTTGTGGGGTATGCATCGATCATCTATGTGGATCATAATCAACAAGAAAATTGTGAGCGTTGTGAGAAGAGAACTGATCAGCTTCATTCAGACTTTTTAGACTCCCAAACAAAACACCAGCTTCTGAAATTAGCAAGAAACAGTATTGAATCCGCTGTCAAAAAAACTGAATTTGCCTTTACTGCACAAAATAGTGAAATTTTGAACAGAAAATCCGGATGCTTCATTACACTAACCAAAGCGGGGAATTTAAGGGGTTGTATCGGGTGTATTGAACCTGTAAAGCCACTTTTTACATCCGTAAAAGAGTATGCGGTTAAAGCCGCAATGCAGGATCCCAGGTTTCCATCTCTCTGTGCGCAGGAGCTAACGGATGTAGAGATTGAAATTTCTGTTCTGACACCTTTAAGAGAGGTAAAATTCACCACCTCAGAAGAGCTCCTTGAACAGATTGAAGTTGGTGTGGATGGTGTGGTGTTAAAAAAAGGTTTTAATGAAGCCACCTTTTTGCCTCAGGTCTGGAAGCAGCTGCCTGATAAAGAAAAGTTCCTGACTCAGCTATCACTTAAAGGGAATATGGGCAGTGATGGTTGGAAGGATGCAGAGGTTTGGGTTTACAATGTAGTACATTTTCAGGAGTAA
- a CDS encoding glycoside hydrolase family 57, which yields MPRAELEHSINSFVDKIVQLSSKYTHNRFNIILPAYILELIDPLKLSILRELSKKGVIEWILTGYTEPFVSFSPDWLTMENIRHGLTVFDELTGSVPIGYCPPYSNWEPSHIDQLKNAGIKYAVISRESLALEAKNSCGYWITEHTGSSMAIFPSTVFSSADAPKRPANWIAKELKQCEYAGSGGVVIIKYLFALKKRGGEKEDPNRWLDQICSTLNRKILHYHPSRVQDIITNTAPLGLQYIPPCLIPSRKSSPLVYFRNHLHCHDQFGILQRKMIEICNNLQEMKNTKPATTLQKELFKVQDINRFLPTRHSGFTKISDRLWTYSKLIGIERQLNKQSSSIGGQIRLTDFLRNGYKSILLSNKHIKMYVDHKKGGNVFEIDYISAEYNMCATYNPRIRKKPDLLVPGESRFSFVDRIHTEDFTTVIEPIIKRESKSDFPALPFDYTFKKTKSGTKIVLRRQGSFIKEEKQLPLGMEKVFGLEREKPVVTFAYQLRNPSLTDYHFYFATELSLALPGALNGTAKLIYNNEFQTIGTEPLQVNDLNAWSIEDHSAGIVIKFKTQKNLTVLITPSDYNIPSHEQNPSNGISLMLISPVTIEKSSTWANMGKLTFKKAAAKGGKDDLI from the coding sequence ATGCCCAGAGCGGAACTGGAGCACAGCATCAATTCCTTTGTCGATAAGATCGTACAACTAAGCTCTAAGTACACTCATAACCGATTTAACATCATTTTACCGGCTTATATTCTTGAGCTGATAGACCCGCTTAAACTCTCCATTCTTCGCGAACTTAGCAAAAAAGGCGTAATCGAATGGATTCTGACCGGTTACACAGAACCATTCGTAAGCTTCTCACCAGATTGGCTGACCATGGAAAACATCCGCCATGGTTTGACTGTTTTCGATGAACTTACTGGATCAGTCCCCATTGGATATTGTCCGCCTTATTCAAATTGGGAACCATCCCATATTGATCAGCTTAAAAACGCCGGTATAAAGTATGCCGTGATCTCCAGGGAATCCCTTGCCCTAGAAGCAAAAAACAGTTGCGGCTACTGGATAACAGAACATACAGGCTCATCAATGGCAATATTCCCCTCAACGGTATTCAGCAGTGCCGATGCTCCAAAGCGACCAGCCAACTGGATTGCCAAAGAGCTGAAACAGTGTGAGTACGCCGGGAGCGGTGGTGTTGTAATCATCAAATACCTTTTCGCCCTTAAAAAAAGGGGTGGTGAAAAAGAAGATCCCAACAGATGGCTTGATCAAATCTGCTCAACCCTTAACCGCAAAATTCTTCACTACCATCCATCAAGAGTTCAGGATATCATTACAAACACGGCACCGCTTGGTCTGCAGTATATACCACCATGCCTCATCCCTTCCAGGAAAAGCTCACCACTGGTTTATTTCAGAAACCACCTTCACTGTCATGACCAGTTTGGTATTCTTCAAAGGAAAATGATCGAGATCTGCAACAATCTCCAGGAGATGAAAAACACCAAACCGGCCACAACTCTTCAAAAAGAACTATTCAAAGTACAGGACATAAACAGATTTCTGCCTACACGGCACAGTGGTTTCACCAAAATTTCTGATCGTCTCTGGACTTACAGTAAACTTATCGGAATCGAACGTCAACTCAACAAACAAAGCAGTAGTATCGGAGGGCAGATCAGACTTACCGACTTTCTGCGTAACGGATATAAAAGCATTCTTCTTTCAAACAAGCACATAAAGATGTATGTAGATCATAAAAAGGGTGGTAATGTATTTGAAATTGATTACATAAGCGCAGAGTATAATATGTGTGCGACCTACAATCCCCGAATTCGGAAAAAACCTGATCTGCTGGTCCCGGGAGAATCCCGATTTTCTTTTGTAGACCGAATTCATACAGAAGATTTCACTACAGTAATAGAACCAATAATAAAACGAGAAAGCAAAAGTGATTTCCCGGCACTCCCCTTCGATTATACATTTAAGAAAACTAAATCGGGAACAAAGATCGTCCTCCGACGCCAGGGCTCCTTCATCAAAGAGGAAAAACAACTTCCCCTGGGTATGGAGAAGGTTTTCGGTCTTGAAAGAGAAAAACCGGTTGTTACTTTTGCCTACCAGCTAAGGAATCCCTCACTTACTGATTATCACTTTTATTTTGCAACAGAACTCTCCCTTGCACTTCCAGGCGCACTTAACGGAACAGCCAAACTGATTTACAACAACGAATTCCAAACTATCGGCACAGAACCTCTGCAGGTCAATGATCTCAATGCCTGGAGTATCGAAGACCACTCTGCAGGTATAGTTATAAAATTCAAAACACAAAAAAATCTCACAGTGCTGATTACTCCATCAGACTACAACATTCCCTCTCACGAACAAAATCCCTCTAACGGCATTTCTCTTATGCTCATCAGCCCGGTAACAATAGAGAAAAGCTCCACATGGGCAAACATGGGAAAACTTACCTTCAAAAAAGCTGCTGCCAAAGGAGGAAAGGATGATCTCATTTGA
- a CDS encoding Nicotinate-nucleotide adenylyltransferase, with protein MSDSPLGILGGTFDPVHNGHLATACLAIDYFKLEKLLLIPCGNPPHKNSSVHASPDQRLKMLEIALLDTKSMEIWDGEVFREGFSFTHETLGLLRQKYPERPLYFIIGSDNLPQIKTWKSFEKIIEMVVFCVAYRPGNDLVIPAELKDAKIKHFPSPKWELSSSDIREYFKSGYSCSYLVPESVLGYIAENKIYGTAR; from the coding sequence ATGTCAGACTCACCACTTGGTATTTTAGGCGGCACATTCGACCCTGTGCACAACGGACATCTTGCAACAGCATGCCTTGCTATAGATTATTTCAAGCTTGAGAAACTTTTACTTATCCCTTGTGGCAACCCCCCTCATAAAAATTCTTCTGTTCATGCTTCTCCGGACCAGCGCCTGAAAATGCTTGAGATTGCTCTTCTGGATACCAAAAGCATGGAAATATGGGATGGAGAAGTATTCAGAGAGGGGTTTTCGTTTACTCATGAAACTCTTGGCCTTTTGCGTCAGAAATACCCTGAGAGACCTTTATATTTTATAATCGGCTCGGATAATCTCCCACAAATAAAGACGTGGAAATCTTTTGAAAAGATAATTGAGATGGTGGTGTTTTGTGTTGCCTACAGGCCTGGGAATGATCTGGTGATTCCTGCAGAATTAAAGGATGCTAAAATTAAACATTTCCCCTCTCCTAAGTGGGAGTTGAGCTCATCTGATATAAGGGAATATTTCAAAAGTGGATATTCCTGTAGTTATCTTGTTCCTGAATCCGTGCTTGGATACATTGCTGAGAACAAAATCTATGGAACTGCGCGGTAA